Proteins encoded together in one Dasypus novemcinctus isolate mDasNov1 chromosome 9, mDasNov1.1.hap2, whole genome shotgun sequence window:
- the LOC101423369 gene encoding tigger transposable element-derived protein 1, protein MLHLFFFFLANTVNTCPFCSLFSVMVFGFLSFLLVISLFKMAPKRSAEMLSGVPKRKKAVMCLTEKIRVLDKLRSGMSYSAVGREFNVNESTIRYIQKREEEIRRSVREAAPESAKVTSIVRAEAMEKMEKRLNLWIHEMTADKRSVVDSIVVRLKAKEIYGHVTQGQENVKPFSASAGWLARFKRRYGVKNVKLPGEAGSADQEAMEEFKKYLVSIIQEKGYVEEQVFNADETSLFYKDVGKRTYVTQMASKAPGFKSFKDRATLLLCANAKGDFKCKPLMVYRAQNPRALKGKNLNCMPVHWRWNRKAWMTSDIFWDWFHNCFIPEVKRYLQGKNFAFKVLLILDNAPAHCREELENAHPSVEVLFMPPSTASLIQPLDQGIIKAFKAYYMGELYGKACEALNANKEITMMEYWKAVTIRNVIDYAGTAWDSINQAIINNCWKNIWPDCVKNFEGFEGVTENIKNSVKNIMRLAWQISGEGFDDMKEDDVEEILAEKAVEPTNEDLDDMAKQGMRVSDVEDGDENWYKTPRIVPLTAAKISEWNSALEKICNDMEECDPILERSLKFKHLASSAFVPYAEMLKDLRRKARQTKLMQFFKPVLEGKSPMPSTSRESQTPEVELPDVCIPPSLISSSSAE, encoded by the coding sequence AtgcttcaccttttttttttttttttggctaataCAGTAAACACGTGTCCTTTTTGCAGTCTGTTTAGTGTCATGGTTTTTGGATTTTTGAGCTTTTTGTTGGTGATTTCTCTATTTAAAATGGCTCCTAAGCGTAGTGCTGAAATGCTCTCTGGTGTTCCTAAGcgcaagaaggctgtgatgtgccttaCAGAGAAAATACGTGTGTTAGACAAGCTTCGTTCAGGCATGAGTTACAGTGCCGTTGGCCGCGAattcaatgttaatgaatcaacaatacggtacatacagaaaagagaagaagaaattcgTCGATCTGTACGCGAAGCTGCTCCGGAAAGTGCTAAAGTAACATCTATAGTACGCGCAGAAGCTATGGAAAAGATGGAAAAGCGGCTAAATTTGTGGATTCATGAGATGACGGCTGATAAAAGGAGTGTAGTGGACAGCATTGTTGTGAGGCTGAAAGCCAAAGAAATTTATGGTCATGTTACCCAGGGTCAGGAAAATGTTAAACCCTTCTCAGCAAGTGCTGGCTGGCTTGCACGTTTCAAAAGGCGATATGGTGTGAAAAATGTTAAACTTCCAGGTGAGGCAGGTTCTGCAGATCAGGAGGCTatggaagaatttaaaaaatacctagTAAGTATAATACAGGAAAAGGGTTATGTGGAAGAGCAGGTGTTCAATGCTGATGAGACAAGCTTGTTTTACAAGGACGTAGGCAAGCGAACCTATGTAACACAAATGGCCTCCAAAGCCCCTGGCTTTAAATCATTCAAAGACCGTGCCACTTTACTATTATGTGCCAATGCCAAGGGTGACTTTAAGTGCAAACCTCTGATGGTGTACAGAGCCCAAAATCCACGAGCGCTTAAAGGGAAAAACCTCAATTGTATGCCAGTCCATTGGAGGTGGAACAGAAAAGCCTGGATGACATCTGACATATTCTGGGACTGGTTCCACAACTGCTTCATCCCAGAAGTTAAACGCTATCTCCAAGGCAAAAACTTTGCCTTCAAGGTTTTATTAATTTTGGATAATGCCCCAGCCCATTGCCGTGAAGAACTCGAAAACGCTCACCCCAGTGTAGAAGTTCTTTTCATGCCCCCAAGCACAGCGTCTCTCATCCAGCCCCTTGATCAGGGCATAATAAAAGCTTTCAAGGCATACTACATGGGGGAGCTTTATGGCAAGGCTTGCGAGGCTCTCAATGCCAACAAGGAAATCACCATGATGGAATACTGGAAGGCTGTCACTATACGCAATGTTATTGATTATGCTGGCACAGCCTGGGACAGCATCAATCAGGCTATTATCAATAATTGTTGGAAAAATATTTGGCCAGACTGTGTAAAAAATTTTGAAGGCTTTGAAGGTGTTAcggaaaatataaagaacagtGTCAAAAACATAATGCGCCTTGCATGGCAAATAAGTGGAGAAGGCTTTGATGACATGAAGGAAGATGATGTGGAGGAAATTTTGGCAGAGAAGGCAGTAGAACCCACCAATGAAGACCTGGATGATATGGCAAAACAAGGCATGAGAGTCAGTGATGTTGAAGATGGCGATGAAAATTGGTATAAGACTCCAAGAATTGTCCCTCTCACAGCAGCCAAAATATCAGAATGGAATTCAGCCTTGGAAAAAATTTGCAATGACATGGAAGAATGTGACCCTATACTTGAACGCAGCCTCAAATTTAAGCACCTAGCTTCCAGTGCATTTGTCCCTTATGCAGAGATGCTTAAAGATTTGAGGCGAAAAGCCAGGCAGACAAAGCTGATGCAATTTTTTAAGCCAGTTCTGGAGGGAAAATCACCGATGCCATCCACAAGTCGTGAGAGTCAGACTCCTGAGGTAGAACTGCCAGATGTCTGTATACCACCCTCACTGATATCTTCCTCTTCTGCAGAATAA